A window from Thiomonas sp. FB-Cd encodes these proteins:
- a CDS encoding CZB domain-containing protein has protein sequence MQRLAAQTLLRAAEEDHRNFLIQVLAEAEGNPPTMPASAVPDHHQCSFGQWYDTRDQGAIDGLSTLKSIGTPHAQVHAIARQILQAAHDGRREHIPQMTTSLLGQERQLIELLHTLSAEF, from the coding sequence ATGCAGCGCCTGGCCGCCCAAACCCTGCTCCGCGCAGCGGAGGAGGATCACAGAAACTTTCTGATTCAAGTTCTGGCCGAAGCCGAGGGCAATCCTCCCACCATGCCGGCTTCAGCGGTGCCTGACCACCATCAATGCAGTTTTGGCCAGTGGTACGACACTCGGGACCAAGGGGCAATCGACGGGTTGTCAACGCTGAAGTCGATCGGCACACCCCATGCACAAGTGCATGCCATTGCTCGCCAGATCCTGCAAGCGGCCCATGATGGCAGGCGAGAGCATATTCCTCAAATGACCACATCGCTGCTTGGTCAGGAACGACAGTTGATCGAACTTCTCCACACGCTCAGCGCCGAATTTTGA
- a CDS encoding DUF1624 domain-containing protein: MVPRRPRLGGLDSLRGLAIVWMMSFHFSFDLNWFGVIHTDFYTSPWWLWQRVCIVSLFLFTAGLAQSYGDARGRTERAFWKRWGQIAGCGLLVTAGSYLAFPHSFIYFGILQGVAAMLLVHHILGRRLGAWVLLLAPLAIAAPQFLGHAFFNPPLWNWTGLITQKPITEDYVPLLPWIGVFWLGAGLGALLRRADFRALAALPSVRPLGFLGRWPLTIYMLHQPLLVGLVWLAAHR; encoded by the coding sequence GTGGTGCCGCGACGGCCACGACTCGGCGGGCTCGACAGCCTGCGAGGGCTCGCCATCGTCTGGATGATGAGCTTCCACTTCAGTTTCGACCTGAATTGGTTCGGCGTCATTCATACCGATTTCTACACCAGCCCCTGGTGGCTCTGGCAGCGCGTGTGCATCGTCAGCCTGTTTTTGTTCACCGCGGGGTTGGCGCAAAGTTACGGCGATGCACGCGGGCGCACCGAGCGAGCGTTCTGGAAGCGCTGGGGGCAAATCGCCGGGTGTGGCCTGCTGGTGACAGCAGGCAGCTACCTCGCGTTCCCGCACAGCTTCATCTACTTCGGCATCCTGCAGGGGGTGGCAGCCATGCTGCTGGTCCACCACATCCTTGGCCGGCGCCTGGGCGCCTGGGTGCTGCTGCTGGCGCCGCTGGCCATTGCCGCGCCCCAGTTTCTGGGGCACGCGTTCTTCAATCCACCCCTGTGGAACTGGACCGGGTTGATCACGCAAAAGCCGATCACGGAGGACTACGTCCCGTTGCTGCCCTGGATTGGCGTGTTCTGGCTTGGTGCTGGCCTTGGCGCGCTGTTGCGTCGGGCGGATTTCCGGGCGTTGGCTGCGCTGCCCAGCGTGCGCCCGCTTGGGTTTCTCGGCCGCTGGCCACTGACGATCTACATGCTGCACCAACCGCTATTGGTTGGATTGGTCTGGCTTGCGGCGCATCGGTAG
- the purL gene encoding phosphoribosylformylglycinamidine synthase, which yields MHISTFDGAQALSPFRRHALLQRLHQTHPTLAASIAEVHARLVHFVATDAEPDAALRDRLAALLHYGAPYEGPDEGPALLVIPRLGTISPWASKATDIAHNCGAPVRRVERAVEYRFSLKPRGLFARTPDSLGADELQAIAALLHDRMTETVVFARDEAHRLFAALPPKPLQTVDLLGEGRAALLRANVEQGLALSPDEIDYLMDAFVGELRRNPTDVELLMFAQANSEHCRHKIFNAQFVIDGQAQPQSLFGMIRHTHAASPAGTIVAYSDNAAVMQGGEIQRWQPQGPQHHYTAEPALAHTLMKVETHNHPTAISPFPGAATGAGGEIRDEGATGRGGRPKAGLSGFHVSNLRLEAQAEPWEQGDIGKPAHTASALQIMIEGPIGAAAFNNEFGRPNLAGVFRVFEQSAGGRTWGYHKPIMLAGGIGEVADAHTHKLPFAADALLVQLGGPGMRIGVGGGAASSLATGANAEHLDFDSVQRGNPEMQRRAQEVIDACRALGAANPILAIHDVGAGGLSNAFPELVEGAGRGADFELRDVPVEESGMSPREIWCNESQERYVLAIAPEALAEFAAICARERCPHAVVGRAQVEPRLQVTDKLLPEQPVDMPLSVLLGKPPRMVRTVQRQPVALPDVELTGVALEWAATTVLRHPSVASKRFLITIGDRTVGGLSHRDPMVGPWQVPVADCAITLADYAGVRGEAMAMGERTPLAVSHAPASGRMAVAEALTNVLAAPLQSLSQVKLSCNWMAACGQPGQDAALYDTVQAVALGLCPVLGIGVPVGKDSLSMHTRWQQGEEDRSVTSPVSLVVSAFAVLDDVRGAWTPQLRLDQGSSVLVLIDLGHGKQRMGGSILAQALEQAASPVPDLDDAQDLLRLTRALATLRAQGRVLAYHDRSDGGLWAAVCEMAFAGRAGVTLNVDVLIAAAEAMPDEGDAKNWAQQVGERRNDLSLRALFNEELGVVLQVRAADRDAVMQILRGEGLSACSHVVGQVTEAPAIEVWRDTRKIYGDSRAELLRQWDHVSHAIARMRDNPQCADAEHAVVCGNDAGLHAALAFDISEDVAAPFIARGARPRVAILREQGVNSQREMAWAMNQAGFGAYDVHMSDLIAGRVRLETFRGFVACGGFSYGDVLGAGEGWARSVLFNPALAEDFARFFSRTDTFALGVCNGCQMLAALAPMIPGAHAWPRFTRNKSEQYEARLAMVEVLPSSSLFFSGMAGSRMPIVVAHGEGYADFSQQGDPARLDPALRFVDGAGQPTETYPLNPNGSAGGLTGVTTPDGRFTALMPHPERVFRSLQFSWAEPAWGDASPWMRMFRNARAWCA from the coding sequence ATGCACATTTCCACCTTCGACGGGGCCCAAGCCCTGTCGCCGTTTCGCCGCCACGCTCTGCTCCAGCGCCTGCACCAGACGCATCCAACCCTGGCGGCGTCCATTGCCGAGGTGCACGCGCGCCTGGTGCATTTCGTGGCCACCGACGCCGAGCCCGACGCAGCCCTGCGCGATCGCCTGGCGGCGCTGCTGCATTACGGCGCGCCCTACGAGGGCCCCGATGAAGGGCCAGCGCTGCTGGTCATCCCGCGCCTGGGCACCATCTCGCCATGGGCGAGCAAGGCCACCGACATCGCGCACAACTGCGGCGCGCCGGTGCGCCGGGTGGAGCGCGCGGTGGAATACCGCTTCAGCCTGAAGCCGCGCGGCCTGTTTGCCCGCACGCCTGACAGCCTGGGTGCGGACGAGCTGCAGGCCATCGCGGCGCTGCTGCATGATCGCATGACCGAAACCGTGGTGTTCGCCCGCGACGAGGCGCACCGGCTGTTCGCCGCCTTGCCCCCCAAGCCGCTGCAGACCGTGGACCTGCTGGGCGAGGGGCGCGCGGCGCTGCTGCGCGCCAACGTGGAGCAGGGTCTGGCGCTGTCGCCGGACGAGATCGACTACCTGATGGATGCCTTCGTCGGCGAACTCCGGCGCAACCCCACCGACGTCGAGTTGCTGATGTTCGCGCAGGCCAACAGCGAGCATTGCCGGCACAAGATCTTCAATGCCCAGTTCGTGATCGACGGCCAGGCGCAGCCGCAGTCCCTGTTCGGCATGATCCGCCACACGCACGCGGCAAGCCCCGCCGGCACGATCGTGGCCTATTCGGACAATGCCGCGGTGATGCAAGGCGGCGAGATCCAGCGCTGGCAGCCGCAGGGCCCGCAGCACCACTACACGGCCGAGCCGGCACTTGCGCACACGCTGATGAAGGTGGAAACGCACAATCATCCCACGGCCATCTCGCCGTTTCCCGGCGCCGCCACCGGTGCGGGTGGCGAGATTCGCGACGAGGGTGCCACTGGCCGGGGCGGGCGGCCCAAGGCGGGGCTGAGCGGATTCCACGTGTCCAACCTGCGGCTGGAGGCGCAGGCCGAGCCCTGGGAACAGGGGGACATCGGCAAGCCCGCCCACACGGCAAGCGCCCTGCAGATCATGATCGAGGGTCCGATCGGGGCGGCGGCGTTCAACAACGAGTTCGGCCGGCCCAACCTGGCCGGCGTGTTCCGCGTCTTCGAGCAGTCGGCTGGCGGGCGCACGTGGGGTTACCACAAGCCGATCATGCTGGCCGGGGGCATCGGCGAGGTGGCCGATGCGCACACCCACAAGCTGCCCTTCGCGGCCGACGCGCTGCTCGTGCAGCTCGGTGGCCCGGGCATGCGCATTGGTGTGGGCGGAGGGGCAGCCTCAAGCCTGGCCACCGGAGCCAACGCCGAGCATCTGGATTTTGATTCGGTGCAGCGTGGCAACCCCGAGATGCAGCGCCGCGCCCAGGAAGTCATCGACGCCTGCCGCGCCCTGGGTGCCGCCAACCCCATCCTTGCCATCCACGACGTGGGGGCAGGCGGGCTGTCCAACGCCTTCCCTGAACTGGTGGAGGGCGCCGGCCGCGGGGCGGATTTCGAGCTGCGCGACGTACCGGTGGAAGAAAGCGGCATGAGCCCGCGCGAGATCTGGTGCAACGAGAGCCAGGAGCGCTATGTGCTGGCCATCGCCCCGGAGGCTCTTGCGGAGTTCGCCGCGATCTGCGCACGCGAGCGCTGTCCCCACGCCGTGGTGGGGCGTGCGCAGGTCGAGCCGCGGCTGCAGGTCACCGACAAGTTGCTGCCCGAGCAGCCTGTGGACATGCCGCTGAGCGTGCTGCTGGGCAAGCCCCCGCGCATGGTGCGCACGGTGCAGCGCCAGCCGGTGGCACTGCCCGACGTGGAACTGACGGGCGTGGCGCTGGAGTGGGCGGCAACGACCGTGCTGCGGCACCCCAGCGTGGCAAGCAAGCGCTTCCTGATCACGATCGGTGACCGCACGGTGGGCGGGCTGTCCCATCGCGATCCCATGGTGGGCCCCTGGCAGGTGCCGGTGGCCGACTGCGCCATCACCCTGGCCGACTACGCCGGGGTGCGCGGCGAGGCCATGGCCATGGGCGAGCGCACGCCGCTGGCCGTCAGCCATGCGCCGGCTTCGGGGCGCATGGCAGTGGCCGAAGCGCTCACCAATGTGCTTGCAGCGCCGCTGCAAAGCCTGTCGCAGGTCAAGCTGTCGTGCAACTGGATGGCCGCGTGCGGCCAGCCGGGGCAGGACGCCGCCCTGTACGACACGGTGCAGGCGGTGGCCCTGGGGCTGTGCCCGGTGCTGGGCATCGGGGTGCCGGTGGGTAAGGATTCGCTGTCCATGCATACGCGCTGGCAGCAGGGCGAGGAGGACCGCAGCGTGACCTCGCCCGTGTCGCTCGTCGTCTCCGCGTTTGCCGTGCTGGATGACGTGCGCGGGGCGTGGACGCCGCAGTTGCGTCTGGACCAAGGCTCCAGCGTGCTGGTGCTGATTGACCTCGGCCACGGCAAGCAGCGCATGGGTGGCAGCATCCTGGCGCAGGCGCTGGAGCAGGCCGCAAGTCCAGTGCCCGACCTGGACGACGCCCAGGATCTGCTGCGTCTGACGCGGGCGCTGGCGACCTTGCGTGCGCAAGGCCGCGTGCTGGCGTACCACGACCGCAGCGACGGCGGGCTGTGGGCAGCGGTGTGTGAAATGGCGTTTGCCGGGCGCGCGGGGGTGACGCTGAACGTGGATGTGCTGATCGCCGCAGCCGAGGCTATGCCCGATGAGGGCGATGCGAAGAACTGGGCGCAGCAGGTGGGCGAGCGCCGCAACGATCTGTCGCTGCGCGCCCTGTTCAACGAGGAGCTGGGCGTGGTGCTGCAGGTGCGCGCCGCCGATCGCGACGCGGTGATGCAGATCCTGCGTGGGGAGGGCCTGTCGGCCTGCTCGCATGTGGTGGGGCAGGTCACCGAGGCGCCCGCCATCGAGGTCTGGCGCGACACCCGCAAGATCTATGGCGACAGCCGTGCCGAGCTGCTGCGGCAGTGGGACCACGTCTCGCACGCCATCGCACGAATGCGCGACAACCCGCAATGTGCCGACGCCGAACATGCGGTTGTGTGCGGCAACGATGCCGGACTGCATGCCGCGCTTGCCTTTGACATCAGCGAAGACGTGGCCGCACCCTTCATTGCGCGGGGGGCTCGACCCCGTGTGGCGATTCTGCGCGAGCAGGGGGTGAACTCCCAGCGCGAGATGGCCTGGGCGATGAACCAGGCGGGTTTCGGTGCCTACGACGTGCACATGAGCGACCTCATCGCCGGGCGTGTGCGCCTGGAGACGTTCCGCGGCTTTGTCGCATGTGGCGGCTTCAGCTATGGCGACGTGCTTGGCGCCGGCGAGGGCTGGGCGCGCTCGGTGCTCTTCAACCCCGCGCTTGCCGAGGATTTCGCGCGGTTTTTCAGCCGCACCGACACCTTTGCGCTTGGCGTGTGCAACGGCTGCCAGATGCTGGCGGCGCTCGCGCCCATGATCCCGGGCGCCCACGCATGGCCGCGCTTCACCCGCAACAAGTCCGAGCAGTACGAGGCGCGCCTTGCCATGGTGGAAGTCCTGCCCTCGTCCTCGCTGTTCTTCAGTGGCATGGCCGGCAGCCGCATGCCCATCGTGGTGGCGCACGGCGAAGGCTACGCGGACTTCTCCCAGCAGGGCGACCCGGCACGGCTGGATCCCGCGCTGCGCTTTGTGGACGGGGCAGGACAGCCAACTGAAACGTACCCGCTGAACCCCAATGGAAGCGCTGGCGGGCTGACTGGCGTGACCACGCCGGATGGGCGATTTACGGCGCTGATGCCCCATCCCGAGCGTGTTTTCCGTAGTCTTCAGTTCAGCTGGGCTGAACCGGCCTGGGGCGATGCAAGCCCATGGATGCGCATGTTCCGCAATGCGCGGGCATGGTGCGCATGA
- the map gene encoding type I methionyl aminopeptidase produces the protein MSISIKTPEDFPKLRVAGRLGSELLDYLTPHVKAGITTRELDRLAHDYTVNVQQAIPAPLNYAPPGYTPYPASICTSVNHVVCHGIPNDKPLKDGDVINIDVTVIKDGWHGDTSRMFIIGKVAPHVERLCRITYEAMWHGIVRVRPGAHLGDIGHAIQTFAEDAGYSVVREFCGHGIGRNFHEDPQVLHYGRPGTLDELRPGMVFTIEPMINAGRREIREMADGWTIVTKDRSLSAQWEHMVLVTEKGYEVLTLSQGSPAPPDFVREFATAA, from the coding sequence ATGAGTATTTCAATCAAAACCCCTGAAGATTTCCCCAAGCTGCGCGTCGCCGGTCGTCTGGGCTCGGAGCTTCTGGACTACCTGACCCCGCACGTCAAGGCCGGCATCACGACCCGCGAGCTCGATCGCCTGGCCCATGACTACACGGTCAATGTGCAGCAGGCCATCCCCGCCCCGCTGAACTACGCCCCGCCCGGCTACACGCCCTACCCGGCGTCGATCTGCACCTCGGTGAATCACGTGGTGTGCCACGGCATCCCGAACGACAAGCCGCTGAAGGATGGCGACGTGATCAACATCGACGTCACCGTCATCAAGGACGGCTGGCATGGCGATACCAGCCGCATGTTCATCATCGGCAAGGTGGCCCCCCACGTCGAGCGCCTGTGCCGCATCACCTACGAGGCCATGTGGCATGGCATCGTGCGCGTGCGCCCCGGCGCGCACCTGGGCGATATCGGCCATGCCATCCAGACCTTTGCCGAAGACGCCGGCTACAGCGTGGTGCGCGAATTCTGCGGTCACGGCATCGGTCGCAACTTTCACGAGGATCCCCAGGTCCTGCACTATGGAAGACCGGGCACGCTCGATGAACTGCGCCCGGGCATGGTCTTCACCATCGAGCCGATGATCAACGCCGGGCGACGCGAGATCCGCGAAATGGCCGATGGCTGGACCATCGTCACCAAGGACCGCTCGCTGTCGGCGCAGTGGGAGCACATGGTGCTGGTGACGGAAAAGGGCTACGAAGTCCTCACCCTCTCGCAAGGCTCCCCCGCACCACCCGACTTCGTTCGGGAATTCGCGACTGCCGCCTGA
- a CDS encoding [protein-PII] uridylyltransferase — protein MAVVPTPQPSAVAAPDVAAIRGTWRTARNALLADFSAHPQRVRPLLQGLSRAADAALRALWLHAGMPADCALLAVGGFGRARLFPHSDVDVLILLPDAPAASTQQAAERFVAACWDAGLEIGPSVRTVQACIEESERDVTVQTTLLESRALCGDRALVGRFHKAFEAHLDARAYFQAKLLEMRQRHAKFENTPYALEPNCKESPGGLRDLQILLWVGRAAGLGASWQQLRASGVLSAYEARKIQTNERMLERIRAHLHVAAGRREDRLVFDLQTTVAAAMGLRPDPTKRAGERLMQLYYWAAKAVEQLNQIVLLTIEGRLWPELAAQPGRAIAGIPDVQDGLFLDKDGRLEPADLRLYERDPPAILETFVVFALAPGIRGLTAPTLRALYHARERMDAAFRRDPRSRAAFLRIMQSPQGVTHALRLMNRTSVLGRYLLPFRRIVGRMQHDLFHVYTVDQHILMVVRNVRRFFILEHAHEYPFCSQLAAGMEKPWRLVLAALFHDIAKGRGGDHSVLGTAEVRRFGKAHNLSGEDIDFVAFLVAQHLTMSRVAQKEDMSDPDVITRFAALVGDEPHLTALYLLSVADIRGTSPKVWNGWKAKLLEDLYRATLRVLGGQAPNAQAELQQRQQEARRLLNLYGIDEHGAKALWDTLDASYFLRHDPAVVAWHTRQLMRRTASAEPVVSSRLAPHGEGLEVLVYCPDQPDLFARICGFFDQHNFSILDAKIHTTRAGWALDSFVVIEPQLAQHYRDLISLLEVELARTLAARGPLPDPVRGRVSRRVRHFPVQPRVELRGDERGQRWILSVRASDRTGLLYAIARVLAARAISVQLAKIMTLGERVEDTFVLQAASLGSEKAQLALETAVLEALEAA, from the coding sequence GTGGCCGTCGTCCCCACGCCGCAGCCTTCGGCCGTCGCCGCGCCGGATGTTGCCGCCATTCGTGGGACCTGGCGCACGGCGCGCAATGCCCTGCTGGCCGACTTCAGCGCCCACCCCCAGCGCGTGCGGCCCCTGTTGCAGGGCCTGAGCCGGGCGGCGGACGCCGCGCTGCGCGCGCTGTGGCTGCACGCCGGCATGCCGGCCGATTGTGCCTTGCTGGCCGTGGGCGGCTTCGGACGCGCCCGGCTGTTCCCGCACTCCGACGTGGACGTGCTCATCCTGTTGCCGGATGCGCCCGCTGCCAGCACCCAGCAGGCGGCCGAGCGCTTTGTCGCGGCGTGCTGGGACGCGGGGCTGGAAATCGGCCCGAGCGTGCGCACCGTGCAGGCCTGCATTGAGGAGTCCGAGCGCGACGTCACGGTGCAGACCACGCTGCTGGAATCGCGCGCGCTGTGCGGGGATCGGGCGCTCGTCGGGCGTTTCCACAAAGCCTTCGAAGCCCATCTGGATGCGCGCGCGTACTTCCAGGCCAAGCTGCTGGAGATGCGCCAGCGCCATGCCAAGTTTGAAAACACGCCGTACGCCCTGGAGCCCAACTGCAAGGAAAGTCCAGGCGGGCTGCGCGACCTGCAGATACTGCTGTGGGTGGGACGCGCGGCCGGGCTTGGCGCCAGCTGGCAGCAGCTTCGCGCCAGCGGCGTGCTCAGCGCCTACGAGGCCCGCAAGATCCAGACCAACGAGCGCATGCTCGAGCGCATCCGCGCGCACCTGCACGTGGCCGCGGGCCGGCGCGAAGACCGCCTGGTGTTCGATCTGCAAACCACTGTGGCCGCCGCCATGGGGCTGCGTCCCGACCCCACCAAGCGCGCGGGCGAAAGGCTGATGCAGCTGTACTACTGGGCTGCCAAGGCCGTCGAGCAACTCAACCAGATCGTGCTGCTGACGATCGAAGGCAGGCTGTGGCCGGAGCTCGCGGCCCAGCCGGGGCGGGCGATTGCGGGCATCCCGGACGTGCAGGACGGCCTCTTTCTGGACAAGGACGGCCGGCTGGAGCCCGCCGACCTGCGGTTGTATGAACGCGACCCGCCGGCCATTCTGGAGACGTTCGTGGTGTTCGCCCTGGCCCCGGGCATCCGCGGCCTGACGGCGCCCACGCTGCGCGCGCTGTACCACGCGCGCGAGCGCATGGACGCCGCCTTCCGGCGCGACCCGCGCAGCCGCGCGGCGTTCCTGCGCATCATGCAGTCACCCCAGGGCGTGACCCACGCGCTGCGCCTGATGAACCGCACCAGCGTGCTGGGGCGCTACCTGCTGCCGTTTCGGCGCATTGTCGGGCGCATGCAGCACGACCTGTTCCACGTCTACACGGTCGACCAGCACATCCTGATGGTGGTGCGCAACGTGCGGCGGTTTTTCATTCTCGAGCACGCGCACGAATATCCGTTTTGCTCCCAGCTCGCCGCGGGCATGGAAAAGCCCTGGCGGCTGGTGCTCGCCGCGCTGTTCCACGACATCGCCAAGGGTCGCGGCGGCGACCATTCGGTGCTTGGCACGGCCGAGGTCCGCCGCTTCGGCAAGGCCCACAATCTCAGCGGCGAGGACATCGACTTCGTCGCTTTCCTGGTTGCGCAGCACCTCACCATGTCACGCGTGGCGCAAAAGGAGGACATGAGCGACCCCGATGTCATCACCCGCTTTGCCGCGCTGGTGGGCGACGAGCCCCATCTGACCGCGCTGTACCTGCTGAGCGTGGCGGACATCCGCGGCACCAGCCCCAAGGTGTGGAACGGCTGGAAGGCCAAGCTTCTGGAAGACCTGTACCGCGCCACGCTGCGCGTGCTGGGCGGCCAGGCACCGAATGCGCAGGCCGAACTGCAGCAGCGCCAGCAGGAAGCGCGCCGCCTGCTCAACCTCTATGGCATCGACGAGCACGGCGCCAAGGCGCTGTGGGACACGCTGGACGCCAGCTATTTCCTGCGCCACGACCCCGCCGTCGTGGCCTGGCACACGCGCCAGCTCATGCGCCGCACCGCGAGCGCCGAGCCGGTGGTGAGCTCGCGCCTGGCCCCCCATGGCGAAGGCCTGGAGGTGCTGGTGTACTGCCCCGACCAGCCCGACCTGTTTGCGCGCATCTGCGGCTTTTTCGACCAGCACAACTTCAGCATCCTCGACGCCAAGATCCACACCACCCGCGCGGGCTGGGCGCTGGACAGCTTCGTGGTCATCGAGCCGCAGCTTGCCCAGCACTACCGCGACCTGATCTCGCTGCTGGAGGTGGAACTGGCCCGCACGCTGGCGGCGCGCGGGCCCCTGCCCGACCCGGTGCGCGGCCGCGTGTCGCGCCGCGTGCGGCATTTCCCGGTGCAGCCGCGCGTGGAACTGCGCGGTGATGAGCGCGGCCAGCGTTGGATCCTGAGCGTGCGCGCCAGTGACCGCACGGGCTTGCTCTACGCCATTGCGCGCGTGCTGGCCGCACGCGCGATCAGCGTGCAGCTGGCCAAGATCATGACGCTGGGCGAGCGCGTGGAAGACACCTTCGTGCTGCAGGCCGCGAGCCTGGGCAGCGAGAAGGCCCAGCTCGCGCTGGAAACCGCCGTGCTCGAGGCCCTTGAGGCGGCCTGA
- a CDS encoding chaperone modulator CbpM, producing MHVNVLTATPMDEGVLLDLQALTVACAEPETWVMELVQVGILEPLPRAAEAPQAWRFPAQALFTARTVRRLQRDLGVNLEGAALALELMEQLQALQARLVRAGVDD from the coding sequence ATGCATGTGAACGTTTTGACCGCCACACCCATGGACGAGGGCGTGCTGCTCGACCTGCAAGCCCTGACGGTGGCCTGCGCGGAGCCCGAAACCTGGGTCATGGAGCTGGTTCAGGTGGGCATTCTGGAGCCGCTTCCAAGAGCCGCGGAGGCCCCGCAGGCGTGGCGCTTTCCGGCGCAGGCCCTGTTTACCGCGCGCACCGTGCGCCGGCTTCAGCGTGACCTCGGGGTGAATCTGGAGGGCGCGGCGCTGGCGCTGGAGCTCATGGAGCAGCTGCAGGCCCTGCAGGCGCGCCTGGTGCGCGCCGGCGTCGACGACTGA